Part of the Natronobacterium gregoryi SP2 genome, AAGGTCTTCGAGGACGGGATCGTTCGCCTTCGAGAGTAGTTGTTCGCTCCGTCCCGATGGGACCGCGTCCGCTCCTCCGCGTCGGTCGAGGAGTAAGACGGATTGCTGTAACGAGTAACTGGTGTAACCGCAGGACGATTCGCGGTTGCACCGCGACTGAACCGGGTCGAACGCATTCGGTTCCACAATCACTGCATCCTCGACCGATCAGCCGCCCCAGAGTCCTGTCTTCGCTATCGGGTCACTATCGCGTCTCAGACATCCTCGAGCGAGAGGCCAGCGTGCCAGCAGTCGACGCCGGCCTCGCGTTTGACGTCGTCCATCTTCGCAAGCAGGTGGGTCGCGAGCGTCGCCGTCTCGGCAGCACGCGATTCGCCTTCGGTTCTGAACTCGCCGGTTTCGCGGTTCGCGTAGACGGAACAGACCGCACCGGCCCGCAGGCCGTAGAGATTCGCCAGCGTCATGATGGCGCTTGCTTCCATTTCGATGTTCTTGACGTTCGCGTCCCTGAGCTGGTCGACGAGTTCCTCGGAGCCGGCGGCCTCGAACCCGTCGTAGCCGGGGCGACCCTGGCCGGCGTAGAAGGAGTCGGCACTCATCGTGACGCCAGTGTGGTAGTCGTACCCCAGCCGTTCGGCCGCCGCGATGAGTGCACTGACGACTTCGTGGTCTGCGGTCGCGGGATAGTCCTCCCGGACGTACTCGTCGCTGGTCCCCTCCTGGCGGACGCCCCCGGTCGTGATCACGAGATCGCCGACGTCCATCTCGGACTGGAGCGCACCACAGGAACCCACCCGGATGAACGTGTCACAGCCCACGCGCGCCAGTTCCTCGACGGCGATGGCGGCCGAGGGACTCCCGATGCCGGTCGAAGTCACCGAGATCGGCGTCCCCTCGTACGTGCCCGTCGCCGTCCGGTACTCGCGATGGTGGGCACGGACCTCGTGGTCGGCCCAGTGAGTGACGATCTTCTCGAGGCGTTCCGGGTTGCCCGGCAGGAGAACGGTGTCTGCGACGTCTTCGGGGCCGACCTCGAGGTGGTACTGTACGTCCGCGTTTGGGTCTTCGCTGTCGCCGGTCATTCGACGCGGACGGTTCGCGCCGACGGCGTATATAACTGCAGGACGCGCGTACGCTCGGTACGATACGCGAAACGCTGGCGGACACGCACGTCGTTGCCGTCCAGCACGACCCGGGAACCGATCGAGACGACGCTTTCCGGCGTCGTTCGGAACACGGAACGTGGGTCCACGGCGCAGTCGACGAGAACCGGCGGGCACCCGGATCGCCGACGGAGCTGCTCGAGACAGCCACGGACGCCGAGAACGAGTTGCAACTGTCGGGGCTGTGTGCCGAGACGGGACACGATGTGGCCTGGGATCGGGCGGGGGTCGACGAGGCGTGGCGCCCCCACTTCGAGACACAGAGAATTCGAGACACCGAAACCTCGAGCGAAGCCCAGGAGCGAAGAGTTGACCGACCGGCTCGAGGCAGGTGAGTGGCTGGCGCTGGTCTGGTAGGAGCCCATGGAGACAAAGTGGTTTCCCCGGTCGATTCTCCGGGCACGGCTCGGAGAACGACGCTCGGCAGGAGTAGCGAACTACTCGAGCGTCGCTTCCGAGATCGTGTTCGGTAGCAGTTCCCCGAGCGTGTACTCGGTCGGCTGTTCGTCTCCCTCGTCGCAGACGATCACGAGGTCGTCGGCGCAGAACTCCGCGAGCGTCTGGCGACACATTCCGCAGGGGGTGACGCCGTCCCGGCGACTCGAGCTGACGGCGATCCGGTCGAAGTCGCGATGGCCGTTCTTGACCGCCTCGGCGATGGCTACCTCCTCGGCGTGGAGGCTGTTGCTAAAGTTCGCGTTCTCGAGATTGCAGCCGACGAAGACCGCACCATCTGTCGTCTCGAGGGCGGCACCGACGCGGTACTCGGAGTAAGGGACGTGTGCGGACGACTGGATCTCACGGGCGCGCTCGAGGAGTTCGGAAACGGACATAGGGGCTGGTACGCTCGAGTCGTGGAAGAAAGCACCGACGTTACGACGTGTCGGCGACCGCCGACGCGACGACCTCGCGTGCGTCTGCGACCAGCGCGTCGACGTCGTCGCTCTCGGCGTAGATCCGGACGTAGGGTTCGGTCCCACTCGGCCGGACGAGGACCCAGGAGGCGTCGTCGAACTCGAGGCGGACGCCGTAGTCGGTGTCGACGGTCGTGTTGGGGAACGCTGCGGGAAGGTCGAACTCGAGGGTTGCCATCGCGTCCGACTTGGCGTCGTCGGGACAGTCGACGCTAACTTTTCGGTAGGGACGTTCCGTGACCGGGTCGCGAAGCGTCGCCGTGTCGCCGATGTCGGCTACGAGCGCGGCGACAGCAGCAGCACTCGCGACGCCGTCGATCCAGCCGCCAAAGCGGGTGTGAATGTGCTTCCAGGGCTCGGCGGCGAAGACGACTTCGGTGCCCTCGTCGCCTGCGCGTCGCTCGCGTGCGATCCCTTCGTGGAGCGCGCCGAGTCGGACGCGTTCGACTCGTCCGCCGGCCTCGCGGACCTGTTCGTCGATGCGTGCAGAGGCGTTCGGCGTCGTGACCACGACGGGATCGTCGGCGTCGCTCTCTGTCGCGTAGTGGGCGGCGACGACCGCGAGCACGGTATCCTCGTGGATCACCTCGCCGTCGGGGCCGAGCACGACGAGTCGGTCGGCGTCGCCGTCGTGGGCTAGTCCGAGGTCGAACGAGCCGGCCGCCAGAGACTCAGAGAACTCGACGAGCGTCTCCGGTGTCGGTTTGCTCTCACGTGCCGGGAAGTGGCCGTCGACCGTCGCGTTGACTGCGACGACTTCGGCACCCAGTCGCTCGAGGACCTGCGGCGTCGCGACCGAGGCCATCCCGTTCCCACAGTCGACGGCGACCGATAGCCCATCGAGGGAGTCGTTGTCGTCGTCGCCGAACGCCGAACCGACGTAGTCGACTACGGCGTCGCGGTAGGACTCGAGCACCTCGAGCCGGTCGGAATCGCCCCACTCGTCCCAGGCGGCGAGTGTGTCGCCGTCGACGCGTTCTTCGATCGTTTGCTCTGCGTCGCGGTCGTACTCGACGCCATCGACGAACAGTTTGATTCCGTTATCTTCCGGCGGGTTGTGGCTCGCGGTAAGCATCGCGCCGCGTCGGC contains:
- a CDS encoding nucleoside phosphorylase; translated protein: MTGDSEDPNADVQYHLEVGPEDVADTVLLPGNPERLEKIVTHWADHEVRAHHREYRTATGTYEGTPISVTSTGIGSPSAAIAVEELARVGCDTFIRVGSCGALQSEMDVGDLVITTGGVRQEGTSDEYVREDYPATADHEVVSALIAAAERLGYDYHTGVTMSADSFYAGQGRPGYDGFEAAGSEELVDQLRDANVKNIEMEASAIMTLANLYGLRAGAVCSVYANRETGEFRTEGESRAAETATLATHLLAKMDDVKREAGVDCWHAGLSLEDV
- the cdd gene encoding cytidine deaminase, whose amino-acid sequence is MGPNPTSGSTPRATTSTRWSQTHARSSRRRSPTRRNVGAFFHDSSVPAPMSVSELLERAREIQSSAHVPYSEYRVGAALETTDGAVFVGCNLENANFSNSLHAEEVAIAEAVKNGHRDFDRIAVSSSRRDGVTPCGMCRQTLAEFCADDLVIVCDEGDEQPTEYTLGELLPNTISEATLE
- a CDS encoding phosphohexomutase domain-containing protein produces the protein MTLFGTAGIRGPVEQITPALALSVGQAAGEPGETFVVGRDGRETGPALAAAMEAGLESAGADVYRLGQVPTPALAFASQGRRGAMLTASHNPPEDNGIKLFVDGVEYDRDAEQTIEERVDGDTLAAWDEWGDSDRLEVLESYRDAVVDYVGSAFGDDDNDSLDGLSVAVDCGNGMASVATPQVLERLGAEVVAVNATVDGHFPARESKPTPETLVEFSESLAAGSFDLGLAHDGDADRLVVLGPDGEVIHEDTVLAVVAAHYATESDADDPVVVTTPNASARIDEQVREAGGRVERVRLGALHEGIARERRAGDEGTEVVFAAEPWKHIHTRFGGWIDGVASAAAVAALVADIGDTATLRDPVTERPYRKVSVDCPDDAKSDAMATLEFDLPAAFPNTTVDTDYGVRLEFDDASWVLVRPSGTEPYVRIYAESDDVDALVADAREVVASAVADTS